The stretch of DNA ACCCATAGACCTAGCCCTGTATTTCCATGGTGTTTCAAAGGATAGTATGAAGAAGCTGGGCCTTGGAATAGATTGGAGGAGGGAGTTCACAACAATAGATCCGTATTTCAGCAGCTTCATAAGATGGCAATTTGAAACACTTAGAGAAAGGAGATATCTGACAAGAGGAACCTATCCCGTTGGATGGTGTCCAAAGCATGGAATGCCTGTTGGGGGGCACGATACTAAGGATGATAAGGATCCCGAGGTAGGGGAGTTCACACTTATATTCTTCAAGGATCCAAGCGGTAGGATCTTCCCCGCAGCAACTCTAAGACCAGAAACGATATTTGGAGTCACTAACATCTGGATAAACCCTAAGGCTGAATATGTCGAGCTCGAGGTGAGAAGTGAGAGATGGATCGTGTCTAAGGAGAGCTATAGAAAGCTAGGGTTCCAGAGGAGAGATATAAAGCTCTTAAGATCCGTTGATCCTAAGGAGATCCTCTATAGCATCGTCGTGAATCCTGTAACAGGGGAGGAAATACCAGTGCTCCCCGCAGATTTCGTAGATCCTAAGACAGGTACTGGGGTGGTTATGAGTGTTCCAGCACATTCTCCAGATGACTATGCTGCCTATAGAGATATAATGAGATCGCCAGAGATCCCTGTAAAACCTCTCGAACCAAGAGCTATAATAAAGATCTCTGGGATCAAGGATCTCCCAGCTAAAGT from Sulfolobales archaeon encodes:
- a CDS encoding class I tRNA ligase family protein; the encoded protein is MAEKWQSRWEADGVYNADPSDKKKFFVTAAFPYPNSPIHIGNARSYILADVIARHRRTRGDNVLYPMGFHYTGTPILTMAESIEEGDPELLDLFVSLYGVPKDIAVRLSKPIDLALYFHGVSKDSMKKLGLGIDWRREFTTIDPYFSSFIRWQFETLRERRYLTRGTYPVGWCPKHGMPVGGHDTKDDKDPEVGEFTLIFFKDPSGRIFPAATLRPETIFGVTNIWINPKAEYVELEVRSERWIVSKESYRKLGFQRRDIKLLRSVDPKEILYSIVVNPVTGEEIPVLPADFVDPKTGTGVVMSVPAHSPDDYAAYRDIMRSPEIPVKPLEPRAIIKISGIKDLPAKVFVEKHGAKSQTDRAALESATKELYALEYSSGVMDTGLSKYIRGSDKHILLGFVRGWVEGKSVPEARENIAKL